In the Lagenorhynchus albirostris chromosome 16, mLagAlb1.1, whole genome shotgun sequence genome, AGAGGTGACCTAAATATTGTTAACAGTTTGGCGTATATTCTTTCAGACTTTTTCCCttgcatttataaatataattattttctaacaaCAGAGCATACAGAGCTGTGGCTTTCTTTTTCACCTAATTTATCATGGATATCCTGCAATCAGTACATATATATCCTGCTTTTTGGGGGGGCACTgcgctgtgcagcttgcaggatctttgttccccgaccggggattgaacctgggtcctcagcagtgaaagctcaagagtcctaaccactggaccaccagggaattccctccagctcatgttttttttttttttttttttttttgctgtgccacgcagcatgcatgtgggatcttagttccctgaccagggatcgaacccgtgccccctgcaatggaagcatggagtcttaacaactggaccgccagggaagtccctcattttttGAAATGGCTgcttagtattccattatgtggacCCTGTTATTTACATAAccattattttccttcctttgacaTTTAGATTATTCCCAGTTTTTTGCTATAATAAATCAATCTGCAGTGAATTGTTATTACTAAATGTTTGTGGACATTCCTAATTATTTATAACTTAGGCTAAATTCCTGgaagtttgcatttttttaaacacatctaCTTTATTGGGGAACAAGATTTTTTTGCCTGAAACAATAGTTTAATTCCTATTAAGTCATTGAAGTATCAAAACATGTTGTCTTTGAGGTAAACAACAGTGTAAACCAATAAGCCAtgggttccctttttttcctctctggcaaaaacaaaaataaaaccaaaaacaaacccaaaacagatAAGAGAAATTGACATGAATTGAGAATTTAAATTTGAGAAATCttgagaaatttaatttttaaaaattgcttataaTATGGTTTTCTTGAAAGATTTATAACTATAATCATTAAAGACATTTATAGGAAAAGGGAGGGGAGATAACATTTGGACATCAACTATGTGCCATAattggattaggattagggagacagagatgaacaaggtGTTGTTGCTACCTATAGGAAGCTTACAATTTAGCTTAGTTTAGTTGAGGAGAccaacaaacaataaacaaattgaACTCAACAACAAAGCATAAACTCTTAATTCCACATCTCTTTGGCAGTTATGAAGAGTGATGGGCTGTGTGGGAAAGATTTATGGAGGACACATTTTTGAGACATCTCTTGATGTAATGGACAGGtgagggagaggaggcaaggTGGGAGAAGGGGAATGTCAAAAACAAAATGCCCAACCAGTAATGTGAGTTGGCTGAAGCAAGGCAGATGTGTTGGATAAGGGACTAACATCGCTTACAGCTCCTAGGAAAGGAACGCTAgtcaatatgaaaaatattacagTTGGCTTTTCCTTTCCATATGCTtactcaaaaaagaaacaaattatacAAGAAGATATTGGTCATTTTAGTTGTATAGAAGAGTTTTTCATGGAGCTTATTGTTTCTGCCTAGAATATACTTGATATTGGATCGAGAACAGATGTTCAGAGAATATGAACTTCTTAGAAAGCAGCTGTCAAATAATTGAGTTGCTATTGGGAatcctttaaaatgtaaagagCACTTTAGATTTTTAAAGGTTAACTTATTTGATAAGTTAGTTCCTGTTAGTAAATGTACTCCTTCAAAGTAACAAATGAAGGTATTTTGCCTTGGTTAGAAATCCAGGCCCTTTTGAAGGCAataattctgttatttttaatatctttaggaCACAGAGTCTGGCATCTAATAACTCAGTCATTTTGGATGGActaaaaagaagacagaattttCTGCAGAATTTTGGAGGCACAAAGAGCAGTCAAACACCCACGTCCAATTCCTTACTACAACTAACTCCAGTCAtaaatgtttaattctttttttaagattttttttttcaatgtggaccatttttaaagtgttttattgaatttgttacaacattgcttctgttgcatgttttggttttttggccttgaggcatgtgggatcttagctccctgaacagagatctaacccatgccccctgcattgtaaggtgaagtcttaaccactggacctccagggaagtcccataaatgtttaattcttacttttcttttggaaactttttttttttgtaaaaatgtacAGCATTAATATAGAATGTTTTAATCAACTGAGTTTGTAAGAATTCTCTAAGGCCAAGCATATATGTTATTAACCTCATTACATATTTTGCTGtagttactgttttttttccttttttgacattggcttttttaaagcttattttactataaatttatTGGGAATATATAGATTGTTTACAATAAAAAACATGGAATCATTGGTCTTCTTccaattaaatgtaatttaactTGAATCATCAGACGGACATTCATTAGTTTCTCAAATACATAGGAAGCTAATTTACTACCTAGTAGTGAATTTTTGTACCCACATCAATACCAAGTTCTTACGGTAAGTGGATCTCACCAGATTTCAACACAGAACCCCAGAAAATAGTGTGTTAGGGTTGCATAGATACGTTGTTTGCAACTTAAgtcttttataatcagaaagaaTTTATATAGATGTGTTGGGTGCAACAGAAGTCCTTCTATCCAGTCATTGCTGCCAAGGATAGCCTTTGTGAACAGCTGGAACATGAACAAATGTCTCCACACTATGATTGACTGACAATGTCCAAAATACCCATGGCAGTAGACATATGGCTCAACTGTTTGGTTCCTCCCCACGTTTGAGGCTCTCTCTATAAAATGGCTTTGAGAAGTCAGGATGTTCTCAGATGGTGGAGATAGAAGGGAAGCAGAATGGTTGCAGGACGGCTGTGAGTGAAAGGGAGGTTCTGAATCAGAGATTTAGAGGGAAGATGCAAGATGGCTGATAGACAATTTTTCTACATTTGATCCACTTCTGTTGGCGATAAGACCTCCGTAGCCTTGCCAGAATTTTTTCTGGCAGGACTTTTCAGACCAAGTAGTGGAATGGTCAGTTCTCTTGGGTTTGGGGAACATGGAACAGTCACGAGTGGTTTCAGCATGTTGGGTAGATGCTAATGCTGATTTCTGGTTGAGGGGATGTTTCTACTAAGAGGTTTCTAAGGATTATCAAAGCCTTAGAGCTCAAGGATGATTGAATAGAGAGAGAGTGCCTCTTTCCAGCTCTCACCATCCAGATAACAGTGAAGGCCAGAATGAAGCTCAGCAGTGTGGAGAGCTGACTCCAGGCCCTGTGGGAGTGCAGAGGAGGGGAGATCAGATGCGCTGCTCTGTTTCATTGTGGTTGCACCACTCATTTCTGACTGTTGGTTTTCAGTGGCTCTGACCAACCTACCGTGGCATTCCAAGATTACCTGTGGTTACAGGGGGCAAAGTACCAAGAAGGGTAATCTGGATAGAAAAGCCTTGTGGGGGAGGCATTGGTTTAGGGGGGTCTTACAGCTTGGAATCAGTATCAGTGAGTGGAAGTTAGGAGAGAGAAATTTTAGCTCAATATGAAGAACTTCCTATTAGACAAAACTATCTGAAGATGAAATAGGTGGCTTTGTAAACAGATGAACTTCCTGCTGTTTAGGACATTCAAGCAGAGGCTTGGTGATCCCTTGACCGGTATGTTGCAGAGGTATTTCCAGTACTTTTCTTAAAAGGATGACTGAACTAGATGATTTTGAAGATTCCTCCCAACTGTAAGGTTCTGTGCTTATAAAACTCAGTGAAGGTGATATGTCAAAtctatccaattaaaaaaaaggaaaaaaaaaagattcattgaGGATCCTGTGAAGTACTGAACTCACTCAAGATTCCCAAGTTGCTTCCAGTTCTTCATTTCTGCACCGATCCCTGCCAATCCTTGGAAAAATGAGTACCAGCAACTCTTCTATCTTTGATCTTGGACCTGGACAATTTTCTTAATAGAGTAAGGAATCCAGAGTCTTTTGTGACTCTATCCACCTCAAGGGACCAATGAAATCCATCTAATCTTGCCACCAGGTGCATTATGACACTctctaaatatattaaatgaagcCTATTATGAAACCAATAAACCTCCCTTCTATAAAACACAACATATGACCACAGGTATTAAAGATGAGTGTGCATGTTATTAAATTGTTTGGGAGATTATTCTCTACAATGGGTGACTTGAATTTTTtcccactatttttgtgtgtggaaatTTTACTTATTCTCTTTCCCATTGCAGTCTGTTTGCTAAGAGAAAACTGTTCTCTTGAAACAGCATGGCGACCTGAGCTTCGGAGTCAGATAAGTTTAAATCCCAATTCCAATCCTTGGTAGCTGTGTGATGGAGAAAGTTACCAAActtctctattcatttttttcatctgtaaaggaTATCTACTTTATAGGATTGTTGTAAGATTTGAGGATAATCTATTGAAAGTGTCCAATGCAGGAGGCACCTATTATTGTTAcaaacatatgtgtgtatatttttatatattgattcaCAAAACTTGTCTAATACATGGCCTACTATACAGGTAACCTGTTTTTGCCAGGTTGTCTGGAATTCCTCCATTTAGAGAGTCCTTTCGGTTAAGATTATAGAAAAGTATCGTTAATCAAAATCCAGATATGCCTGGGGGAGGTATTATGCTTTTGGCTAACAAGTTTTCAGTTCATACCTCATGCTATAAATAGAATAAAGTATGCAAAGCATGGGCTGATTGTGGCTACTCATAATGTGAGATCATGTTCATCCTCTTTCATCTGGGATCTCAGACCCCTAGGAATCCTCAGAATAGCTGGCTTCTGCaaactattttcaatatttaaaaaatcctaatgGAAATTGTACATTCCCTTTGCTTAACTCCTTGCTACTATAACATCAGTTTCTTTGCCAATGACTGAAATTACGCCTGCTCAGTAATGCAACCCTATCACATGCTGGTGTGACATTGTTAAGCTTCATTTATATCTTATTCATATATTAGAAGAATGATCATGAATCAATTATTATTAAATGCAATTTAGCAGACAGAATGTTTCAAAGTGTCAGAGCCATgaggaaaaaacagaagaaagagccGTAGCAGTGAAAAAATTTGGGATCAACTGTATTTTGAGAACCCATCCTACAGCTACCTGAGAAGGCTTTTAAGGAATGGGGAAGACAGACTAGTGCCTAAAGGGAGTGTGGAAGAGAGACATGAGAGTCACGAAACAAGAATGGTGAGGGGATATATCGAAAACAAACTCATGACTATCTTTCTGGCCTCTACAGATCTTTCTCTCAGTTGAAGTCTTAGACACATGTTCCATTTTTAGCAGTTGAGCAGGTCCTATTCTTGGGGAATGGTGCCCTCTTCTGGAGTAACTGATGTGACTGTTCCCTTCCACCACTTGATTGAAAAGCATCTACAAAGTAATTGATTAGAGAAACAGACCTCCTCCCTCTATTTAAAAAGCTTTCCCAAATAATTTGAATTAGGAGCTAGATACATACATCAGTATACATAtgctaaatattttcaaagctgTCTCCTCGCCAACACTGTCAAAACCTGGAGctaaaagtagaaatataagTACCTCTGTACATCATCTCTGCTGTACTGTTATATCAGGGGATCCCCCCAGTTTTCCTGATCAGTAGGGAAGGCATTTTTGCCccccactttactaacaacacaGGTTCTCGAGTTTAGTTGGCCAAGGTCATGTGGCTAGCAATGGCAGAAACATCATTCCTggtctctctttcattttcttcttcttagtaCTCTCCTCACTCTGCCCCCAGTATCTCTTGATCGATTTATAGCTGACCCTTAAACTATTTCCATCTCATAACATGATGgttatgttatttaaaaatgatGGTTCAATTCCTCTTGTCACATAAGATTGACATGCAGATGCAAAATGATGGTTCTTTTTACCTTCTACTCTCtatggaataaaaattaaaatctagccCTCTAGGTTTGAGAATGACCAGAGAGAGGCAAGTTTATAAAaagtcatcttaaaaaaaaagtcatcttgtTTTTATAGAGTTTAATGAGCCAAAGTGAAAGGCAAGGGAAATCTTTATAGAATGTTGCAACAGACCATCAGATGAGGCACCCCAACTGtcaaattttgagaaagaaattatATCAGTGGCTCTGGCAAGATATTTGGAAAACAAAGATGTTCTAATAAGATTACATTTTGAGTTACttgtacattttaattattcatgCTACCCCTTCAGGTTCCtcccataaatttttaaaaataaatttatttatttattatttttggctgcgtttggtcttcgttgctgcgcacgggctttctctagttgcatcgaacaggggctactcttcgttgcggtgcgcgggcttctcattgcggagcatggcctttaggcacacaggcttcagtagttgtggctcacgggctctcgttgtggcgcacaggcttagttgctccgaggcatgtggggtcttcccggaccagggctcaaacccatgtcccctgcattggcaggtggattcttaaccactgcgccaccagggaaggccacccCCCCAATCAATTTCATCATCAGTATAAATCTCTTGAGACTTATAGGgaccaaatatgaaaaaaagaattattccaTCATCCCCATTCCCAAGTTTTCTACTTGATGCCCACTGAGAACACATATGTAGTGGTACCCCAATTTTTTCAGCTAAGCCACagtttggtcaagttacttatgACTAGGTTTAATTTACACACAGTTGCCCTTTCCACCTGACATAGACAGCAGCCAGTTTTGTTTACATGAGTTTGGTGCTCAGAAAGGTAGGGTTTTTAGAGTGTCCCAAATCACAGAAGGTCATTTAAAAAACACTAGTATACTTATTAGTCTCTTGCCTAGAGCGTCTCCAACAGTCTAGTCCTTTCCTTTTTCAGACCTGCTGTATGACCTTCGACATAAAAATGAATGCCAAAAATAGTCTTGAGGAGCTAAAACTTCATCTGTGTTTGATTTTCAACCACAACATACTAACATCTATTcctattattatcccaattttatacCTGTGACATTCTTAGCCACACCCACTCCTGCTTCCATGCACATCATACCCTGGCAGGAGAACCTTTGTACCCTGTCGGCTTTGTACCTTTGTACCCTGAAGGCTTTGTACCTTTGTACCCTGAAGGCTACAAAGACTTCACAGTGGTAGAATTGGGAGTGGGTGTGAGAGAGTGGGACAAAAAGGTTTTAGAAAAGACCAATCTAGAGATGCATAGCTATTCCCATAATCTAGGGAGAGAGATACATTTTTTCACCATCAACACCTGAACACTCCATTTGTTCACAGTATTGAATCCATAAGGTAACATTTAGATAAACATATAGCCCCTGACTTCAGGCCAATCCACACTTAATGCAGGAGGCCTGTAGCAATCACAGATTTATCATTTGTGGTTTCAGCTATTTAGGACCAATCCCCAAACTCCAGGACTTGTAGCAATCTGAAATTTTGCTAAGACGTAAGTTTGATGCTCAGGTTACAAGACTGGTGTGCTAGACATTGTCAAGTGGTTTGTGAAGTGCCCCTGCTTCTACATTGCCATTTGCTTTCTTGTTCTCAAGAGTAGGTTGAAGAGATCATGAAGAGTTAAAAGGAAATGGCTCTGAAATGAAAGCCAATCAGCTAgcacctttttttgttttcactttaagcaaagtctttattttcaaggaaaaagtatattttcttattttctgttcttggcataaattttaattatttccagTGGATCCAAAACCTCCTGAACCCCTTTCAGTGTCATCTAAAACTTGAACTTCCTCTATTTCTGGGTAAAATATACGTTCACAAATGAGCTGTGCAATTCCATCACCCTTTTTGACTTCGAACTTTTCTTTGCCAAAATTAAACAGTACAACACCAACATTTCCTCTATAATCTTCATCTATGACACCAGCTCCTACATCTATGAAGTGTTTTGCAGCCAAGCCAGAACGTGGAGCTACTCTCCCATAGCACCCATTAGGAAGAGCTATCTGAATGTCTGTTTTCACAAGAGCTTTCTCCATAGGTGGTACTGTGTATTCACAGGCACTGTATAGGTCATAGCCCGCGGCGCGCTCGGACCCCTTGGTCGGAGCGGTGGCGTGCTCCGAAAGCCGGACAAAGCGGAGCCGCATGCCGCCCTCCTCCGCAGGCCGGGCCCATTTGCTGGGGGAGATGACTTGGGCCTCTTGAGAGCAGGGCATGGCAGGGCAGAATGGGAGCACAAAGGGAGCAGGCGGAACAAGAGACAGCAGGATGAGCGTAGCGCACCCCAGCTAGCACCATTGATGTAAGAAAAGAAAGGTACATTCTCAGGAGTTAGTCCTTTGTATTATCAAAAGGTTTCCAGTTTTGTTCAAGGCTGTAATTCAGGGCCAGTTAATTCCCATAACTAATATCCTTTTATCCACTGCAAATACATAATCTGTCAAAGACATTTAGGCTTGTTTTTTCTCTAGGTTTCTCCAGGTTTTCCTAACATCATTCATTCTATGTTTCATAGGAGCATCTTCCCCCCAAACGCTTTGGTAAGCCCAAAGCTTTAAGGTTGGTGTGGCAGGGAAAGCACTGATCTCGGATTCAGGAGTTGAGTTTTCTAGTCCTGTGTGCCACGAACTGTGTGACTTCAGACAAGTAAATCCCTCTTTTAGGGGGTTAGTTTCCTCTAATGTCAAATGGGTGGGAAGGCCCTAAACTAAACTAAGGACCAACTTCATGACTAAAATCTAAGACTTGAGGGAAGGCTGTCCGGGCCTAGTCTTCACCTCAAACCCATCTAGCCCACTCCAGACCCCAAGACACCCTTTCCCACCAACTCAGGGCCGCTGGCCTCGGGCGAAGCTGTTAGACGTTAACGCCTCACCCCGCAACGGGCGGGGCCGAGGCCCGCAGCTTCCGGCGTCGAAAGGCGACGCGGCGCGTGGCGCTCCCTTCGCCCCGCCCGCTCCCCCCCGCCCTCCACGGGCAGGTTCTCCTGCCAGCCCGCCGCGCGCGCGGCCGCTGTCCGGCGCCGTTGAGGGGCTTCCTAGCCCCAGCAGTGAATGCTGGGAAGCCCCGAAGCATCTCCGCTGTGGCAAAGAGAAATGTtcggagtgggggagggggagagggagagagagaaaacaaatccgAACATTTTATGCTAATCAGTTCGCGCCTCCTTTATGGAGATTGGTCAGGGTTTTACTCTAGAAGCCAATCATTTCAGAAGAAGGGTGAGCCAATCGAGACTCCTCGCATTCATTGGCTGGGAGACTGAGCCGCAAGGAGAGAGTTTAAACGGAGAGTATCCGGGATTATTTTCCCCCGCCGTGCGGTGCGTGTCCCGGAAGTGACGCAGGCTTTGGCCGGGAGGCTGCCCTGCCCCCGCTTCCTTTCACCCTGTCGCTACCCGTAGGTAGTTGTGGCCGCCGTGCCCAGAGGCAGGCGGCGGCAGCAGTAGCGGCGAATGATGCCTGGGAAACTCCTCTGGGGGGACATTATGGAG is a window encoding:
- the LOC132507132 gene encoding deoxyuridine 5'-triphosphate nucleotidohydrolase, mitochondrial-like: MPCSQEAQVISPSKWARPAEEGGMRLRFVRLSEHATAPTKGSERAAGYDLYSACEYTVPPMEKALVKTDIQIALPNGCYGRVAPRSGLAAKHFIDVGAGVIDEDYRGNVGVVLFNFGKEKFEVKKGDGIAQLICERIFYPEIEEVQVLDDTERGSGGFGSTGNN